In a single window of the Candidatus Eisenbacteria bacterium genome:
- a CDS encoding cation transporter, which translates to MERRTERTRRIAFVLAGTLVLNLLVAVAKLVYGRRSGALGIQADGLNSLLDSMSNVIGLVSIMVASRPPDANHPYGHRKFETFAALAVAMMMLVGCFEIATTAIDRLNHPVVPRVTATGYYLLLATMAINLVVTLVERRAGRALQSELLIADAAHTGSDLLATALVLASLFAIRLGWAWADMVAAAVVVVLVLRAGFGVLQGTLSTLSDERRVEPGLVEAEAVQEEGVLEVHNVRSRGPLDDVHVDLHVLVDPRMPIADAHAIGHRVEDRLRARWPGFTDVVVHVEPALPGERARGREGGGLRAES; encoded by the coding sequence GTGGAACGACGAACCGAACGCACGCGAAGGATCGCCTTCGTCCTGGCGGGCACGCTCGTGCTCAACCTGCTGGTCGCCGTCGCCAAGCTCGTCTACGGCCGCCGCTCGGGAGCGCTGGGCATCCAGGCCGACGGGCTGAACTCGCTGCTCGACAGCATGTCGAACGTGATCGGGCTGGTGAGCATCATGGTCGCCTCGCGTCCGCCGGACGCGAACCATCCCTATGGCCACCGCAAGTTCGAGACCTTCGCGGCCCTGGCCGTGGCGATGATGATGCTGGTCGGCTGCTTCGAGATCGCCACCACCGCGATCGACCGCCTGAATCATCCGGTCGTTCCGCGGGTCACCGCGACGGGCTACTACCTGCTGCTCGCGACGATGGCGATCAATCTGGTCGTCACGCTCGTCGAGCGCAGGGCCGGGCGCGCGCTGCAGAGCGAGCTGCTGATCGCCGACGCCGCGCACACCGGCAGCGACCTGCTCGCCACCGCGCTCGTGCTCGCCAGCCTGTTCGCGATCCGGCTCGGATGGGCCTGGGCCGACATGGTTGCGGCCGCGGTGGTCGTCGTGCTGGTGCTGCGCGCCGGCTTCGGCGTCCTGCAGGGCACGCTTTCGACGCTGTCGGACGAGCGACGGGTCGAGCCGGGCCTCGTCGAGGCCGAAGCGGTGCAGGAGGAGGGCGTCCTCGAGGTGCACAACGTCCGCAGCCGCGGTCCGCTCGACGACGTGCACGTGGACCTGCACGTGCTGGTGGACCCACGCATGCCGATCGCCGACGCACACGCGATCGGCCACCGTGTCGAGGACCGGCTTCGCGCCCGCTGGCCCGGCTTCACCGACGTCGTCGTGCACGTCGAGCCGGCGCTGCCGGGCGAGCGCGCCCGGGGGCGCGAAGGCGGAGGGCTGCGGGCCGAGAGCTAG
- a CDS encoding efflux RND transporter periplasmic adaptor subunit, whose protein sequence is MKLNRWAVLGLAAIVVVAAVWVVRARQKPAAPKYRTAAVERGDVTATVSATGTVNPVMQVEVGSQVSGTLNKLYVDYNSRVKAGQVLCTIDPSAFKARLAQAEAALARADAALKDGKRQLARAQELVHDNYISQADVEAAEVAVEQRQADVKQAQAQLQSAQVDLNNTTIRAPIDGVVISRSIDVGQTVAASLQAPKLFVIANDLTQMQVETSIDEADIGRIRPGLPVAFNVDAFPDQEFEGKVSQVRLEPITDQNVVTYTTVIATRNDALQLRPGMTANVTVTVASRKDVLKVPNAALRFRLPGSGGSGAGGWGGGGGGGTGNGAMRRSFSWLLDRIAPPAYAQGRGGSGTAGAGRAGGRPAAVRDSASAVRGGGPARAASGGESAGARPWAKGLTGGRNFAGAPGSGPSPEYRPGRVYLLQAGKPVEVRVMSGITDGTMTEVRGDNLKEGDLVVTGIELAQSDRGQDLQPPAGMGGPRFGPRPGGRR, encoded by the coding sequence GTGAAACTGAACCGCTGGGCTGTCCTCGGCCTCGCCGCGATCGTCGTGGTGGCGGCCGTGTGGGTCGTGCGCGCGCGCCAGAAACCCGCCGCCCCGAAGTACCGGACGGCCGCCGTCGAGCGCGGCGACGTCACCGCCACCGTTTCGGCCACCGGCACGGTCAACCCGGTCATGCAGGTCGAGGTCGGCAGCCAGGTGAGCGGGACGCTGAACAAGCTGTACGTGGACTACAACTCGCGCGTGAAGGCCGGACAGGTGCTGTGCACGATCGATCCGTCCGCCTTCAAGGCCCGGCTCGCGCAGGCCGAGGCCGCGCTCGCCAGGGCCGACGCCGCGCTCAAGGACGGCAAGCGCCAGCTGGCCCGCGCGCAGGAACTCGTGCACGACAACTACATCTCGCAGGCCGACGTCGAGGCGGCCGAGGTCGCGGTCGAACAGCGGCAGGCCGACGTCAAGCAGGCGCAGGCGCAGCTTCAGTCCGCGCAGGTGGACCTGAACAACACGACCATCCGCGCGCCGATCGACGGCGTCGTCATCTCGCGCTCGATCGACGTGGGACAGACGGTCGCGGCCAGCCTGCAGGCGCCCAAACTGTTCGTGATCGCGAACGACCTGACGCAGATGCAGGTCGAAACCAGCATTGACGAGGCCGATATCGGCCGCATCCGTCCCGGGCTGCCGGTGGCGTTCAACGTGGACGCGTTTCCGGACCAGGAGTTCGAGGGCAAGGTCTCGCAGGTCCGCCTCGAGCCCATCACCGATCAGAACGTCGTCACCTACACGACGGTCATCGCGACGCGCAACGACGCGCTGCAGCTCCGCCCCGGCATGACCGCGAACGTCACCGTCACGGTGGCTTCGCGCAAGGACGTGCTCAAGGTGCCGAACGCGGCGCTGCGGTTCCGGCTTCCCGGCAGTGGTGGGAGCGGGGCGGGTGGCTGGGGGGGCGGAGGGGGTGGAGGAACCGGGAATGGCGCGATGCGCCGGAGCTTCTCGTGGCTGCTCGATCGCATCGCCCCGCCTGCGTACGCGCAGGGCCGGGGCGGCTCCGGAACCGCGGGCGCGGGCCGCGCGGGCGGACGCCCGGCGGCGGTGCGGGACTCGGCGTCCGCCGTTCGCGGTGGCGGCCCGGCACGCGCAGCGAGCGGGGGCGAGAGCGCCGGCGCGCGACCCTGGGCGAAGGGGCTGACGGGCGGGCGCAATTTCGCGGGCGCGCCGGGGAGCGGACCCTCCCCCGAGTACCGTCCCGGAAGGGTCTACCTGCTGCAGGCCGGCAAGCCGGTCGAGGTGCGTGTCATGTCCGGCATCACCGATGGCACCATGACCGAGGTGCGGGGCGACAACCTCAAGGAAGGCGACCTCGTCGTGACCGGGATCGAGCTGGCCCAGTCCGATCGCGGACAGGACCTGCAGCCTCCGGCCGGAATGGGCGGGCCGCGCTTCGGACCGCGTCCGGGTGGCCGCCGATGA
- a CDS encoding ABC transporter permease: MNLPMLAQLGLQALTRNRMRAALTVLGIVIGVAAVIATLAIGQGARAAVQRQIRSLGANVMTVRPGTISAGGVRMGMGGNTTLMPDDAVAIRRECPAVAAVSPLVQRGVQIVYGNMNWGTNVQGVAPEFVDIRQWPVEDGAMFTDSDVRGSAKVCVIGTKVRDQLFGSVDPVGSMLRIKDVPFRIVGVLSHKGGQGMGGDQDDVVLAPWTTVQSRLLGVTHLNAIIVSAVSESQVEDARTQITELLRQRHRIRPGTDDDFFIYTQLDIASTAESTSKVMTTLLASVAAVSLLVGGIGIMNIMLVSVTERTREIGIRRAIGAKKQDILLQFLAEAMFLSLAGGALGVTFGIAASTAITNLARWPTQVEPQVVVLALGFASAVGVFFGFYPAKRAADLDVIESLRYE; encoded by the coding sequence ATGAACCTGCCGATGCTGGCGCAGCTCGGGCTCCAGGCGCTGACGCGCAACCGCATGCGCGCCGCGCTCACGGTGCTCGGCATCGTCATCGGCGTCGCCGCGGTCATCGCCACGCTCGCCATCGGGCAGGGCGCGCGGGCCGCGGTCCAGCGGCAGATCCGCTCGCTCGGCGCGAACGTGATGACCGTCCGGCCCGGCACGATTTCGGCGGGCGGCGTGCGCATGGGCATGGGCGGCAACACGACGCTGATGCCGGACGACGCCGTGGCGATCCGCCGGGAATGTCCGGCGGTCGCGGCGGTCTCCCCGCTGGTCCAGCGCGGCGTGCAGATCGTGTACGGGAACATGAACTGGGGCACGAACGTCCAGGGCGTCGCTCCCGAGTTCGTGGACATCCGCCAGTGGCCGGTCGAGGACGGTGCGATGTTCACCGACTCCGACGTGCGCGGCTCGGCCAAGGTCTGCGTCATCGGCACCAAGGTGCGCGACCAGTTGTTCGGCTCCGTGGACCCGGTCGGCAGCATGCTCCGCATCAAGGACGTTCCCTTCCGCATCGTCGGCGTGTTGAGCCACAAGGGCGGACAGGGCATGGGCGGCGATCAGGACGACGTCGTGCTCGCCCCGTGGACGACCGTGCAGAGCCGGCTGCTCGGCGTCACGCACCTGAACGCGATCATCGTCTCGGCGGTCAGCGAATCGCAGGTCGAGGACGCCCGCACGCAGATCACCGAGCTGCTGCGCCAGCGGCACCGCATCCGGCCGGGCACGGACGACGACTTCTTCATCTACACCCAGCTCGACATCGCGAGCACGGCCGAGTCCACCAGCAAGGTCATGACCACGCTGCTCGCCAGCGTCGCGGCCGTCTCGCTGCTGGTCGGCGGCATCGGCATCATGAACATCATGCTCGTCTCGGTGACCGAGCGGACGCGCGAGATCGGCATCCGTCGTGCGATCGGCGCGAAGAAGCAGGACATCCTGCTCCAGTTCCTGGCCGAGGCGATGTTCCTGTCGCTCGCCGGCGGCGCTCTTGGCGTGACGTTCGGCATCGCCGCCTCGACCGCCATCACGAACCTCGCCCGCTGGCCGACGCAGGTGGAGCCGCAGGTCGTGGTGCTGGCGCTGGGCTTCGCCTCGGCGGTGGGCGTGTTCTTCGGCTTCTACCCGGCCAAGCGCGCCGCGGATCTCGACGTCATCGAATCGCTCCGCTACGAGTAG